Genomic segment of Umezawaea sp. Da 62-37:
CCGTCCACGGCCTTCGCCATCAGCACGATCTCGCAGCCGATCTCCAGCGCGCGCTGGGCGGCCGTGGTGTCGGTGGAGAAGTAGGGCATGCCCGCGCCGCCGCCGAAGATCACGACGCGGCCCTTCTCGAGGTGCCGCATGGCGCGTCGCGGGATGTAGGACTCCGCGACCTGGCCCATCGTGATGGACGTCTGCACCCTGGTGTCGATGCCGTGCTCGCGCTCCAGGAAGTCCTGGAGGGCCAGGCAGTTCATCACGGTGCCGAGCATGCCCATGTAGTCCGCGCGGCTGCGGTCCATGCCGCGCTGCTGGAGTTCGGCGCCGCGGAAGAAGTTGCCGCCGCCGATGACCACGGCCACCTGGGCGCCCGTGCGGACCACCGCGGCGATCTGGCGGGCGACGACCACGACGACGTCGGGATCGACACCGACCTCGCCACCGCCGAACATCTCCCCACCGAGTTTGAGCATCACGCGCTTGTAACCATCGACGTCTTCGCTCACAGGTCCTCCTCGCGGCGCTGGGGGTCTGGACACGGCGAAGGCGGGGTTGCAAGTCGCAGCAACCCCGCCCTCACGCGAATCAGGCCTGGCCGACCTCGAACCGGGCGAAGCGGGTAACCGCGACGCCGGCCTCGTCGAGCACTGCCTTGACGGTCTTCTTGGACTCCTTCACGGAGGCCTGCTCCAGGAGCACGACGTCCTTGAAGAAACCGTTCACGCGGCCTTCGGCGATCTTGGTGATCGCGCCTTCCGGCTTGCCCTCTTCGCGGGCGGTCTCCTCGGCGATGCGGCGCTCGTTGGCGACCAGCTCGGCGGAGACGTCCTCGCGCGTCAGGTACTTCGCCCGCATGGCCGCGATCTGCTTCGCGGTGTCCGCGGCGACGGCCTCGTTGTCACCCGTGTACTCGACGACCACGCCGATGGCGGGCGGCAGGTCCGCGGAGCGGCGGTGCAGGTAGGTGGTGACGGTGCCGTCGAACACGGCCACGTTGCCGACCTCGAGCTTCTCGGACAGCTTCGCCGAGTA
This window contains:
- the pyrH gene encoding UMP kinase — encoded protein: MLKLGGEMFGGGEVGVDPDVVVVVARQIAAVVRTGAQVAVVIGGGNFFRGAELQQRGMDRSRADYMGMLGTVMNCLALQDFLEREHGIDTRVQTSITMGQVAESYIPRRAMRHLEKGRVVIFGGGAGMPYFSTDTTAAQRALEIGCEIVLMAKAVDGIYTADPKIDPDALMFDNITHREVLERGLNVADSTAFSLCMDNNMPIMVFNLLTEGNIARAVRGEKIGTLVSTPGGRPSF
- the tsf gene encoding translation elongation factor Ts, with amino-acid sequence MANYTAADVKRLRELTAAGMMACKNALEETDGDFDKAVEILRIKGAKDVGKRAGRTATNGLVTAEDGVIVQVLCETDFVAKTDGFQEFAATVLAAAKASRANDVATLLTSEVDGKTVASVVEEYSAKLSEKLEVGNVAVFDGTVTTYLHRRSADLPPAIGVVVEYTGDNEAVAADTAKQIAAMRAKYLTREDVSAELVANERRIAEETAREEGKPEGAITKIAEGRVNGFFKDVVLLEQASVKESKKTVKAVLDEAGVAVTRFARFEVGQA